The Haematobia irritans isolate KBUSLIRL chromosome 1, ASM5000362v1, whole genome shotgun sequence DNA segment tttgtaaatatttgaggccaaacgtttcagacaagtgttagaatccattaaaaattataaaaatttataaaaattatttatttgacaaaatatcacacaattttttaatttacacccaaaacattgaattcggatcacacctaaagaagtggtgcaaattcagtgcaccggctgttgaaatgggggacttccctcctatgacaagcccatgttaaattcatcgcttctgcgtcaattttgcaccacttccggatccaaaaaggacattttcattacatttttggcgacgctttttttgctgggcgtcTTCTCCAGGTTGACATGAAAGGCTTGCTCTGATCTTTTGCAGTGCCAGTTATAATCCATTACCTGTTCTGGTTTACGCAAAATTTTGTCCctttatataacaaaaattataaagaatttaattaaaaatatccaAACGCTATTTTGGCGCTGGAATTTCCATTTCCAAAAGacgccgcaagacaaatctgggggttggattctatgggggttatacctataagtggttcgatatggcccattcgaCCTAACATATGTATATCAAAAATAACTATTTGTACAAAGTTTCCAGCCGATAGATTAAAGTGGGATTAATGATAATACGATTTAAGGGGAAATAATTCCTATATGTTTTcttcattacaaaaaaatatcaccaaaatatttccaattaaaaagttaattgaagttgaaaattttttcagttaataatataattgatacaattaactttttactcAAGATagaacataattttgtcaatgatttaaaattttataatttttaattaaaaaattaatacaatacaataaactttttaatcaaactcggaagactaagtgatgaacattttttaaatttttaattaaaaatatatttcaaacaatcaattgctaatcaaactaaaaactctaagccaattcagaaagtaattgaacaattttaattaaaaaactatttgagtttgcaatcaacatcaattaactttttaattgaattaaaaaattaattgaaatttgctaatgaaatcaattaattttttaatcaataattttttttatgcccaattatagtatcaactgtgactgatactataattttcgttattcaagacatttcaatttaaaaattaattggatcatttaatttcgtgattgaatcagaatgtttttttgtatgtatagaGGGCccaaattgagttatctataCTAGAAActgtggaaaagttcattcgCCCCATCGTGTTATAGAATTGTATATGGCTTTTCCTCAATGACTAAAttgatcaagttccttaatcttctttgtccataaaattaattataattttatggacaaattaataataattaattataaataataattaattataaattatatagcCTGTTGATTTCGGAAGTTTGcaagatttcaacagacgaacggatgaGCAGCCGGGTATACAAATTAAGCCAAAGATTATGGACttctttttgttaaaaaaaaatagcttaatattttgtaaattttgtgacCTAAACTTTAGTTTGTATTATCTTTCATCTTAGGTCAATACTTTTAAGAGAAACTATAATGCTAAGCATGGACGCACTTGGGGATTGGAGGCAAAAATACGCTTTAAAAGCactgatgaaaaagactgtttttcatatgtttggctataaacattatatgtttggaacacaaatttttaaacacaatatttttgagtgcaagcatataatgttcataaactagcataacatgtttgggacatatatgttaatatgttagaacatattatgtttgtgacataaaatgtttgtaaatataatatgcttggatgcaaacatatattaatttagaaatagctcataaacatatatgtgtttagtagcttggagcgctatttaacagggaacgatattgaattaagttggtggttgttgcttgttattacaaaattaacattttatttttccttgggcaattgatcagctacttctttgatccttacaaactgtgtggtctgctgttcgaatccccgtccggcaaaaggtaaaattaaaataaaataaaaaatcatacaattgaataatttcttctacaatgtttgtattacagaaaaaggtgctaagaactaaaaaatctcgtggaagtgagaaagatttgggggaatatacaattggccagaaacaaaattttgagcattcaggtcgaaaacctatgttgttagcacctgttGGAATCAAACATCATAAGTCAAGTATACTTTGAATTTTAGCACTCTCTTTAATTCATAATAGATTCCACTGTCCAACTGGGTTGCTTAATGAGAACACACAACATAAGCAATCGATAAAAACAACTCAAGTAATCTGCAATTTGTTTTCCGTTAGCTGCGACATGCATCAAAAACCTATGCATAAAAAACGTAGTTTGTGCACGACAATTTATGTGCAGTCTGTTGGTCGAACAAAGGGAACGAGAGAAACTGAGAAAACTTTATCACACACTCTGCCTACAGCTCAGCTCAGATCAACAAGTGTAAACATTGTACGCATAaagataaatacaaaataaaagtgaaattgaattttgacttagcactttaaagaatattttgtgttttactaacattggtcAGTGAGTTTGGAATCTCATTTCAGAGACAAGAAAAAGCTCTTGTTTTCTCCAAggtccttcgaaccggataGTGCACCGTGTATTATCTTTAGTGAAGGGTTTTATGTCTTAGGCTGAGGTAATTATGCAGAACGCACAGAACCAAATTAGCATTGATGAATCGTCGTGTGCCTCTGGTGGCATAGGCAGCATTAGAACAAAAACATTGCAACGCGACCATCTAGTTAAACGGATTATGGGATTACAAACAGAAAAGGCTAAACTCATGCAAATGTCGTCTCATCAATTGGATGTGAAATTGTCTCTATGGgaaagacaatacgacttcttTGAAAAGATTCAAGGAGAGCTCGAGTCTCTTGACGAAGcacaatttgatcaaaatcaccgaataaaatttgaaaatgcatattttgacataaaaacaacaattttagaGCGGTTGTCTACACAAGGGTTTAATCTATCGGATACTGTCATGTCAAGCACACGGGTGGTACAGCAACCATCACTAGTGGCACATCGGCCTCATCTGCCAACGTTGCAGTTGACCAAATTCAGTGGTGATTATAAAGAGTGGATGGGCTTCTACAATATGTTTTGCGAGTTAGTTCATGAAAATCCGGAATTGTCGAACATCGCAAAGTTCCAATACTTAAAGTCATGTTTAACAGATACAGCAGCTCGACTTATACAATCATTGGAAGTGACAGCGGATAACTATGAGAGTGCTTTGGATATGTTAAAACAACGGTTTGATAACAAAAGGCTAATTTTTCAAGCTCACTTGCTTAATATGTTTCAATTGCAAAGCATTCAGAAACCGACAGTAGCTTCAATTCGGTTGTTTATAGATAATATTAACTCCAGTCTCCGGGCTTTGAGATCATTTGCATCACCCGATCAAATTGCTGATGGAGTTTTATTACACTTGATAGTTTCGAAGCTCGATAAAGAGTCACAATCAAAATGGGAAGATGACATATATTTTTCATGTGACTTAAACAAATCTTCCACATCTTTTCAATTGCCAAATTGGGAcaatttgtctaattttttagaACGACGTTGCAAGACGCTAGAGATTGTGGAAATCACGCACAGTAATGCTGTTCGTGAGCAGCAAAAACAAGTTCAATCTCATTCACATCAACAAGTCCCCAGAAGAATTGCTTCCTCCTTTATTACAAGTAGTGAACATTCAAAGTGCATACTTTGTGGCATTGGTCCGAGTCATAATCCCTTCCATTGTAGTAAGTTTCTTGATATGAATATCGCGAATCGATTTAGAGAGGTCAAGAGGTTAAAGCTTTGTTTAAATTGTCTCGGATTCAACCACATAGCGAAATTGTGTCCCTCCCAAAACAGGTGCCAACACTGTAATGGCTTACACCACACTTTACTTCACAAAGAGACATTGTCAGAAGTTGGTGCTGCGACCCAAGAAAATGTTGATGACGCAAACGCTACAACAAATGAATCTATAGCTCTTCAAACATCCAAGGAAAATGCTGCTGTTATTCTTGCAACCGCCATAGTAGAAATATGCGCAGCGAATGGAATATCAACAATGGCCAGAGCTTTGTTAGATTCTTGTTCCCAGTCCAATTTCATCACTGAGAGAATGGCAAATCAATTGAAAGTTATGCGAAAAAGAGTTAACACAAAAATTAGTGGTATTGGAGGGACCGACGTGTTTTGTGCCAACCATACTTGCACTATCACTGCCAAGTCTTTGACTACAGCCTTTTCACCAACTTTTGAAGCGGTCATAATTCCTACAATTTCATCTTGTCACCCAAATCAATTTGTAGACGTCACGAGCTGGAAGATTCCAGCCAACATACCTTTAGCTGACAAATACTTTAATATACCATCATCTATTGACATATTATTGGGAGTGGACTTATTTTGGGAGGTGCTCATGGTAGgaagaataaaaattgaaaatcagccaaactttatgaaaacaaaattaggATGGATTGTCACAGGTTCTATTGAAGGTAGTTTGCAACATCAACGTTCCGTTTCAACTCATGTAACAGAGGCTAACATAACACCCCAAAGCCAAGGCAAATCTACAGAATTGAAGTATAATCCCAGTCTTTCGTCATCATCCGAACCTTTGCTTGATAAACTGTTGGAATTATTTTGGAATCTAGAAAATCATGAGcctagtcgaaaatcgattttatcGTTAGAAGAGCTagagtgtgaaaaattttttcatgagACGACTAGAAGGTGCCCACAAACAAATAAGTTCATTGTACGTTTGCCCTTTAAATCTACCTCCCCAGTATTGGGACAATCTCGTCAAAGAGCTCAAAGAAGACTGTTCCATTTGGAATCAAGACTTGACCGtgataatgaaattaaaaacgaATATCATCGTTTTATGAAGGAGTACATGGAACTCAATCACATGTGTGTTTCAAAGCAAAACGATGTTTTGTATCATATTCCCCACCATTGCGTCGTAAAGCCGGACAGTAGCACCACTCGACTAAGAGTTGTGTTTGATGCatcgtgtgcaacaacaaatggtaaGTCTTTAAACGACTTATTATTAGTCGGGCCAACTCTTCAAGACAATATCTTTACAATTCTCACTCGATTTCGGTACCACAAATTTGTTCTGGTGGCTGACATCGCTAAAATGTACCGACAAGTGCTTGTGGATGAATCAGACCAAAAGTGGCAAAGTATTTTGTGGAGAGAACATACTAGCAAACAAGTGGAAACATACAACTTGAAAACAGTTACATATGGTACAAGTTGCGCACCGTATTTAGCCGTAAAATGTCTCCAGCAAACTGGTAAGGAAGGATTGGAGAGATATCCGCTAGGAGCAAAGGCAGTACTGCGTGACTTTTACGTAGATAATTTGATGACAGGCGCCGACACAGTTGAAgagttaaaaataattatgaagGAAGTTATTGAAGTATTAAAATGTGGTGGATTCCCATTAagaaaatttgcttcaaataaaGAAAGCGTCCTGTCCGACATTCACCCATCCGAGCGAGAAGAAATTGTGGAAGTGGAATATAtgcactatatcaaaactttggGCTTGAAATGGTCGCCAACAGATGATGTCTTCAGCTTTTCATACAGTAACTCAGAATGTTCGAACACCACAAAGAGGTCCATTTTAGCACAAATGGCGAGCTTTTTTGACCCAATAGGGTTCGTAAATCCTATCATATCAAGGTGCAAAATCCTAATGCAAGAGTTATGGAGACTGAAGATCCATTGGGACGAGAGTGTGCCACACGACATATTTTCAGAATGGAGCCACATTCGCAAGGAATTAGCCCTGGTAAGTCGACTTTTGATACCACGGTATGTGACATTTAACGAAAACACCTGTGTTCATGTTTTTGTGGACGCAAGCAAAAGAGCCTATGGAGCCTGTATATATGCCGTAACTACAACCAATACCATAGAGAGTAAATTATTATGTGCCAAATCGAAAGTGGCTCCCATTAAGGACACAAGCCTTCCCAGGCTCGAACTTTGTGCCGCTTTATTGGGGAGCGAGCTACTTCATTCAATAAAACCCTCATTTCCAAATGCACCTCACAAAATCTTTTGCTGGTCCGACTCAACAATAACACTTGCCTGGATATCTAATGAGCCGTCACGTTGGCAGTCTCTTATTTCAAACAGAGTCGAAAAAATACAAAGGCTTACACATGATTGTATTTGGCAACATGTGCCATCAAATCTGAACCCAGCTGATTTACTTTCCCGTGGAACAAACGTTAATAATGAAAACAAAGAATTTTGGTTTCAGGGTCCAGAATTTTTGAAACATCAACAAACCAACTGGCCAAAACAACACCATATGTCAACAGAACTTGATACTGTCCAAGACGTAACCAGTCTAATGTCGTCTGCTGTAGAAGACATCATAAGTAGCCACAAATATGTGAACAGGTATGAAAAACTATTAAGAATTTTTGCATATGTAAACCGGTTTCTGAATTCAACAAAAAATAAGCAAAGCACAGACGGTGCAATAAATGTCAATGAAATGAATTCGTCACTTTCACTTATATGTCGCATCATTCAAATGGTATCATTCTCACATGAGATAAACTTGCTCTGCAACAAAAGACCATTACATAGTCATTCGAAATTAATTCAGCTCTCACCATTTCTTTATAATGGGCTTTTGTTGGTTGGTGGGAGACTTAAAAATTCATCTCTACCGTTCAATGCTAAGCATCCAATTCTCTTGCCAGGCCACCACCCCTTCGTGAGAACGATTATCAACTACTTCCATGTCAGAAATCTACACGCTGGTGCTCAGTCTCTTCATAACATACTTCGCGATCAATTTTGGATCATCAACGGTAGGAACGTTATAAGGCAAGTTATACATCAATGCGTATTATGTTTCCGATGTCGACCAACCACAGAATACCAAGTAATGGGATCTCTTCCAAGTGACCGAGTGGAGCGGTCATTTCCATTTCTTATCTGTGGGGTGGATTATTGTGGACCTTTTTCCCTCACTTCTAGGCTTCGTGGTCGCCcattgtcaaaggtttatttggCTGTGTTCATTTGTTTCTCGGTGAAGGCCGTCCATTTGGAGTTAGTCCCTGAACTGACCACTCAATCGTTCATAAGTGCACTGAAAAGATTCATCGCCAGGAGGGGTCATTGTTCGACCATTTATTCGGACAACGCAACAAATTTTATAGGCGCAAATCGAGAGCTTCGAGAAATGTTGAAATCTTTCATGTCCGACGACCACTACAAAATGGTAAATGAAGCTTGTGGTGAAGCTGGCATTACTTGGAGATTTATACCACCTAGGTCTCCGCATTTTGGGGGCTTGTGGGAAAGTGCTGTCAAGCAAGCAAAACATTACATACGACGCACAATTGGCAACCATATATTGTCACACGACGAAATGCATACTGTATGCTGCCAATCCGAAGCGATCATAAACAGCCGCCCACTAACCCCTCTCTCATCTGACCCCAATGACCTTAGACCGCTCACTCCAGCCCACTTTTTAATTGGCCGTCCACTAACGACACTCGCAGAACCATCAGTTGTCCAAGTGAATCCAGCCTCATTGAAAAGATACCAAATGGTACAATGGATCCAACAACAATTCTGGGATAGATGGAGAAACGAATATTTGAAGACCTTGCAACAAAAAACCAAATGGTCAACAACAATGATCAACCTCCAAGTCAATGATTTAGTTCTCTTGAAAGAGGAAAATGTTCCACCACTAAAGTGGCCACTAGCAAGAGTAATCAGTTGCAGTCCAGGGGACGATGGATATGTGCGGGTCGTCACAGTAAAGACAGCAGATGGCACATTCAAGAGATCAATTACCAAGCTTTGCAAACTTCCAATTTCAATGTAATATCAGTGTTGAAACCAACTTTCAAGGCGGGGGAGAATGTTGGAATCAAACATCATAAGTCAAGTATACTTTGAATTTTAGCACTCTCTTTAATTCATAATAGATTCCACTGTCCAACTGGGTTGCTTAATGAGAACACACAACATAAGCAATCGATAAAAACAACTCAAGTAATCTGCAATTTGTTTTCCGTTAGCTGCGACATGCATCAAAAACCTATGCATAAAAAACGTAGTTTGTGCACGACAATTTATGTGCAGTCTGTTGGTCGAACAAAGGGAACGAGAGAAACTGAGAAAACTTTATCACACACTCTGCCTACAGCTCAGCTCAGATCAACAAGTGTAAACATTGTACGCATAaagataaatacaaaataaaagtgaaattgaattttgacttagcactttaaagaatattttgtgttttactaacattggtcAGTGAGTTTGGAATCTCATTTCAGAGACAAGAAAAAGCTCTTGTTTTCtccagcacctatattacctgcttattttcataattcgatatgattgtaaatatataaataaataaataaaattttgagcacaatattgtttgggagaattttttttaagcatataatatttttgggtgcaaaatgcttccaaacatattatatgttcacataataacatattgttttttagaagacaacattattgaatttggatgcaaaaatacaaaatgtttggaacttagactacccaaacatatattgtttagactaatatgctttcaaacatattatatattggaagagatcaaacatataaatgtttgggcaatacccaaaaatgtatatgcttgaagcaaaatatggttgggagtatatgttacagaagcgattttttgtgagcgtgtggcaGGAGCAAGGCGCCCTTATTTATCACGGGGCCCTGGGCACGTGCCCAGAGTGCCCTGTGGGAAAGACACGTCTGCTTGTCATTGACCTAAACATGATCACCCATGGTGACCCCTCCACCAATATCTTGTTTTAAGAATAATTACATAATTTAATCGTTTTGAAATTtctgatatttgttttatttaaaataaaaaacaacaaaatattttttttttctaaatatttgcagagccataattttattcgtttattttttaacaaatttcctgCATTCCAAACATCCAGCCCAATTTTCATCAGCTCCTGGTGCTGTAtccttgatgttagtataccaCTTGGTCAAATGTTCATATTTACTAAAATCTATTTGAGCTATTTCAATAGTGCTGACAGTAGCCAGCAAAGATAAATCAGCCAAAGTCATAGTATCACCAGCAGCATATTTAGATCCAGCTAAGAAAGTATTTAAAAATTCCATAGCATCTTCGAATTTCTTTTGTAATTCTGGATCTGCTGGTTTCTTCTCTTTTATCTGGGGATAAAAGAACTCGGCAAAACTTTTATATAACGATCCCATATCAAAATAGAGACGTTGATTTATCACAGCCCTCTTTTGAGGGCAATTGGGATATAGGGGATCATTTTCTTTGCCATATTTTTCGACCAAATAAATCATTATGGCTCGAGACTCCCATATGGCAAAACCATTATCGACCAATGTTGGTATGGTGTGTTGTGGattgattttaagaaattccgGTTTTAAATGTTCACCACCATAGagatctagaggttttttattcaattcaatGCCTATTGCTTTGGCAGTCATAATAACCGCTCGGCAAGGGGCTGAGACTGCTAGGTAGTAGAAATccataattagattttttaatagaatataccTAGAATGAGAGAGAAaatgagagaaataaaataatatacaatAATCAATGTTAATTAGCCGCAATTAATGGAGtaaaaacaaatacatacagtcgaaagttcggccaggccgaatctgaggtaccctccaccatggattacatacaaaatttctaattgagactgtcatccataaaagAATTGCTTGAGTTGTAATATcaattgccaatggcaaggcatcttaaaacttcttatccttgtcttctaaattgtaatttttctcATAAAAATTTGGGGAtcttttatatgagggctattaaagtggtccgatatggttgTTAGATGGTGGAGACGCGTTCCAAATtccaacccgatcggatgaggaggctccggaagtcaaatctgatgggagccaaatataattatgggccgatatggaccaaattgtgcatacacacaaagaaaatttcattaaaattaagccaacaaaactttttcattgatataaagaaacattttcattaatacaatgaaaatattcgttaatagtatgaaacgttacgttgattattACAAAGTTCGTCATAAGAACGAAAAATTCCATTGTATTAACGAacctgtttcattggctcacttttaatgacaaatttcgttaatataacgaaaatgtttctattagtgtatgggTTTGGGAAATCTTGTACCCAATtttaagcggatcggatgaaattttgtcctCCAAAAGCCTACCAGAAGTCAAATCCTGGTATTGGCTTTTATGAGtgatatgtataattatggactaatattaaTTGTCGAATGACAATTACTCATATGAGAGGCTccaaaagtcaaatctggggatcgattcctATGGggtctatgtataattatggactgaaatgGAGCAATatgtgcatggttgtaagagggcGTATAGACACATCActcaccaaatttcaaatggatcggatgaaagtttctCTTCTAAGAGACtgctgaaatcaaattttggatcGCCCATTGGCAATAGACACAGACCTTTAACAATAAaagctacttgtgtcaagttaacaggttggctgataagtccccggtctgacacatagatggcgtcg contains these protein-coding regions:
- the LOC142234937 gene encoding uncharacterized protein LOC142234937 gives rise to the protein MQNAQNQISIDESSCASGGIGSIRTKTLQRDHLVKRIMGLQTEKAKLMQMSSHQLDVKLSLWERQYDFFEKIQGELESLDERLSTQGFNLSDTVMSSTRVVQQPSLVAHRPHLPTLQLTKFSGDYKEWMGFYNMFCELVHENPELSNIAKFQYLKSCLTDTAARLIQSLEVTADNYESALDMLKQRFDNKRLIFQAHLLNMFQLQSIQKPTVASIRLFIDNINSSLRALRSFASPDQIADGVLLHLIVSKLDKESQSKWEDDIYFSCDLNKSSTSFQLPNWDNLSNFLERRCKTLEIVEITHSNAVREQQKQVQSHSHQQVPRRIASSFITSSEHSKCILCGIGPSHNPFHCTKLCPSQNRCQHCNGLHHTLLHKETLSEVGAATQENVDDANATTNESIALQTSKENAAVILATAIVEICAANGISTMARALLDSCSQSNFITERMANQLKVMRKRVNTKISGIGGTDVFCANHTCTITAKSLTTAFSPTFEAVIIPTISSCHPNQFVDVTSWKIPANIPLADKYFNIPSSIDILLGVDLFWEVLMVGRIKIENQPNFMKTKLGWIVTGSIEGSLQHQRSVSTHVTEANITPQSQGKSTELKYNPSLSSSSEPLLDKLLELFWNLENHEPSRKSILSLEELECEKFFHETTRRCPQTNKFIVRLPFKSTSPVLGQSRQRAQRRLFHLESRLDRDNEIKNEYHRFMKEYMELNHMCVSKQNDVLYHIPHHCVVKPDSSTTRLRVVFDASCATTNGKSLNDLLLVGPTLQDNIFTILTRFRYHKFVLVADIAKMYRQVLVDESDQKWQSILWREHTSKQVETYNLKTVTYGTSCAPYLAVKCLQQTGKEGLERYPLGAKAVLRDFYVDNLMTGADTVEELKIIMKEVIEVLKCGGFPLRKFASNKESVLSDIHPSEREEIVEVEYMHYIKTLGLKWSPTDDVFSFSYSNSECSNTTKRSILAQMASFFDPIGFVNPIISRCKILMQELWRLKIHWDESVPHDIFSEWSHIRKELALVSRLLIPRYVTFNENTCVHVFVDASKRAYGACIYAVTTTNTIESKLLCAKSKVAPIKDTSLPRLELCAALLGSELLHSIKPSFPNAPHKIFCWSDSTITLAWISNEPSRWQSLISNRVEKIQRLTHDCIWQHVPSNLNPADLLSRGTNVNNENKEFWFQGPEFLKHQQTNWPKQHHMSTELDTVQDVTSLMSSAVEDIISSHKYVNRYEKLLRIFAYVNRFLNSTKNKQSTDGAINVNEMNSSLSLICRIIQMVSFSHEINLLCNKRPLHSHSKLIQLSPFLYNGLLLVGGRLKNSSLPFNAKHPILLPGHHPFVRTIINYFHVRNLHAGAQSLHNILRDQFWIINGRNVIRQVIHQCVLCFRCRPTTEYQVMGSLPSDRVERSFPFLICGVDYCGPFSLTSRLRGRPLSKVYLAVFICFSVKAVHLELVPELTTQSFISALKRFIARRGHCSTIYSDNATNFIGANRELREMLKSFMSDDHYKMVNEACGEAGITWRFIPPRSPHFGGLWESAVKQAKHYIRRTIGNHILSHDEMHTVCCQSEAIINSRPLTPLSSDPNDLRPLTPAHFLIGRPLTTLAEPSVVQVNPASLKRYQMVQWIQQQFWDRWRNEYLKTLQQKTKWSTTMINLQVNDLVLLKEENVPPLKWPLARVISCSPGDDGYVRVVTVKTADGTFKRSITKLCKLPISIFHCPTGLLNENTQHKQSIKTTQVICNLFSVSCDMHQKPMHKKRSLCTTIYVQSVGRTKGTRETEKTLSHTLPTAQLRSTSVNIVRIKINTK
- the LOC142222612 gene encoding glutathione S-transferase 2-like, whose translation is MDFYYLAVSAPCRAVIMTAKAIGIELNKKPLDLYGGEHLKPEFLKINPQHTIPTLVDNGFAIWESRAIMIYLVEKYGKENDPLYPNCPQKRAVINQRLYFDMGSLYKSFAEFFYPQIKEKKPADPELQKKFEDAMEFLNTFLAGSKYAAGDTMTLADLSLLATVSTIEIAQIDFSKYEHLTKWYTNIKDTAPGADENWAGCLECRKFVKK